In one Niallia taxi genomic region, the following are encoded:
- a CDS encoding LLM class flavin-dependent oxidoreductase — protein MKLSVLDQSVISSGATAYTALKNTAALAQITEQLGYERFWVAEHHNANGIAGTSPEVLISHIAAKTKHIKVGSGGVLLPQYSPYKVAENFKVLEALYPNRIDLGIGRSPGGSPETRLALTDGIRKSLNEFPRQVQDLQKYIIGNDKGKNAVTAYPVHESLPEMWMLGVSHRGARLAAELGIAFTFGHFIAPLNGKRAMEYYYKHFQPSVFANKPKANICIFVICAETTEKAEFLATSLDLWLLALGKGEANAEILSPDQASRKVLTQEDKKAIKENRRRMVIGTKELIREELLRLSKLYGTDEFMVLTNVYDFEDKVKSYQLLAEIDF, from the coding sequence TTGAAATTAAGTGTATTGGATCAATCCGTCATTAGCAGTGGTGCGACAGCTTATACTGCTTTAAAAAATACAGCCGCATTGGCACAAATAACAGAACAATTAGGGTATGAAAGATTTTGGGTTGCAGAACATCATAATGCAAACGGAATTGCAGGAACGTCTCCAGAGGTGCTGATATCACATATCGCAGCAAAGACGAAGCATATTAAAGTTGGCTCCGGCGGGGTGCTTTTACCACAATACAGTCCTTATAAAGTAGCGGAAAATTTTAAAGTGCTAGAAGCTTTATATCCTAATCGTATTGATTTAGGGATTGGCAGGTCTCCTGGAGGATCACCTGAAACAAGGCTTGCCTTGACAGACGGTATTCGGAAAAGCTTAAACGAATTCCCTCGGCAGGTACAGGATTTACAGAAATATATCATCGGTAATGACAAAGGGAAAAATGCTGTAACAGCATATCCTGTCCATGAAAGCTTGCCTGAAATGTGGATGCTTGGCGTATCACATAGAGGCGCGAGACTTGCCGCAGAGCTAGGCATTGCGTTCACTTTTGGCCATTTTATTGCACCGCTAAATGGGAAAAGGGCGATGGAATATTATTATAAGCATTTTCAGCCCTCTGTTTTTGCGAATAAGCCGAAAGCTAATATCTGCATCTTTGTAATATGTGCGGAAACAACCGAAAAGGCTGAGTTTTTGGCTACAAGCCTTGATTTATGGCTGTTAGCCCTCGGAAAAGGAGAAGCAAATGCAGAAATTTTAAGCCCTGATCAAGCCAGCCGCAAAGTACTGACACAAGAAGATAAAAAAGCTATTAAAGAAAATAGACGGAGAATGGTTATTGGCACAAAGGAGCTAATCAGGGAAGAGCTTCTTCGCCTTAGCAAGCTTTATGGCACAGATGAATTTATGGTTTTAACGAATGTTTATGATTTTGAAGATAAGGTAAAATCATATCAACTATTGGCGGAAATAGATTTTTAA
- a CDS encoding nitroreductase family protein yields MSTFFEAIKNRRSHYAINKEQVVSDEKIQEIINEAVLHTPSSFNSQSTRVVVLLNDKHDKVWDITAAELKKIVPAENFASTEEKLNSFKAGYGTVLFFEDQEVVEGLQKAFELYADNFPVWANQTNAMHQLVIWTALEEVGFGASLQHYNPLIDEAVAVEWDIPSTWKLIAQMPFGKPTAQPGEKEFKPLEDRVRFYK; encoded by the coding sequence ATGAGTACTTTTTTTGAAGCAATTAAAAACCGCCGTTCACACTATGCAATCAACAAAGAACAAGTAGTATCTGATGAAAAAATTCAAGAAATTATCAACGAGGCAGTGCTTCACACTCCATCTTCATTCAATTCTCAAAGTACGAGAGTTGTTGTCCTTCTAAATGACAAGCATGACAAAGTATGGGATATTACAGCAGCAGAATTGAAAAAGATTGTTCCAGCAGAGAACTTTGCATCAACAGAAGAAAAGCTTAACAGCTTTAAAGCTGGATATGGAACAGTATTATTCTTTGAAGACCAAGAGGTTGTAGAAGGATTGCAAAAAGCATTTGAATTGTATGCAGATAACTTCCCAGTTTGGGCAAACCAAACAAATGCTATGCACCAATTAGTAATTTGGACTGCTCTTGAAGAAGTAGGCTTCGGTGCATCATTACAGCATTACAATCCATTAATTGACGAAGCAGTTGCAGTTGAATGGGACATTCCATCAACATGGAAGCTAATTGCTCAAATGCCATTCGGTAAACCTACAGCACAACCAGGAGAAAAAGAATTTAAACCATTAGAAGATCGTGTGAGATTCTACAAATAA